In the genome of Populus nigra chromosome 9, ddPopNigr1.1, whole genome shotgun sequence, one region contains:
- the LOC133703438 gene encoding E3 ubiquitin-protein ligase UPL1-like isoform X3: MTKLKKRRSTEVPPKIKSFINGVITSPLENIEEPLKGFVWEFDKGDFHHWVDLFNHFDSYFEKHIKPRKDLQVEDNFLESDPPFPREAVLQILRVIRIILENCTNKHFYSSYEQHLSNLLASTDADIVEACLQTLAAFLNKTLGRYSIRDLSLNTKLFCLAQGWGGKDEGLGLVASTTQNGCDPVAYELGCTLHFEFYALNELSSQFSAIEQPTQGLQIIHLPNVDTCPETDCELLNKLVVEYKVPPSLRFSLLTRLRFARAFRPLVSRQLYTCIRLYAFIVLVQSSSDADDLVSFFNSEPEFVNELVSLLSYEDEVPEKIRILCLLSLVALSQDRSHQSTVLAAVTSGGHRGILSSLMQKAIDSVISDSSKWSVDFAEALLSLVTVLVSSSSGCSAMREAGFIPTLLPLLKDTDPQHLHMVAAAVHILEAFMDYSNPATALFRELGGLDDTISRLKVEVSHVEDCSKQQGEDSDSRTRNLQVAASASSELDSMLPLYSEALVAYHRRLLMKALLRAISLGTYAAGNTSRIYGSEESLLPQCLCLIFRRAKDFGGGVFSLAATVMSDLIHKDPTCFPILDAAGLPSAFLNAIMDGVLCSSEAIMCIPQCLDALCLNNNGLQAVKDRNALRCFVKIFTSKTYLRALFGETPGSLSTGLDELMRHASSLRGPGVDMLIEILNVITKIGSRVDGSCASTDPSSSAPVPMETDAEERSLVLSDDRGSFRMETLEQTTEQSSDTSAANVDSLFPECLSNVARLLETVLQNSDTCHIFVEKKGIDAVLQLFTLPLMPISTSIGQIISVAFKNFSHQHSASLARAVCAFLREHLKSTNELLVSVAGTHLAVVESAKQAKVLRYLSSLEGILSLSNFLLKGNSTFVSELGTADADVLKDIGLAYREIIWQVSLYNDSKVDEKRNAEQGTDLSSSTAVVRESDDDANIPVVRYMNPVSIRNGSQSLWGGEREFLSVIRSGVGLHRRSRHGLARIRSGRTGQHLDALSIDSEIPSDEPETSLPKLKSRTPDEILNKLASVLRSFFSALVKGFTSPNRRRVDVGLLSAVSKTLGTTLAKIYLEALSFSGYFTAGLDTLLSVKCRYLGKVVDDMAALTFDSRRRTCYASMVNNFYVHGTFKELLTTFEATSQLLWTLPYPFPCPSVDHEKAGEGNNLSHSTWLLDTLHSYCRVLEYFVNSSLLLSSTSGSQVQLLVQPVAAGLSIGLFPVPKDPEVFVRMLQSQVLDVMLSVWNHSMFPSCSTGFISSIVSLVTHIYSGVGDVKRNRSGIAGSTNQRFMLPPPDENTIAMIVEMGFTRARAEEALRRVETNSVEMAMEWLFSHAEDPVQEDDELARALALSLGNSSEGLKIDNEDNSIAAVTEEGKMTVPPVEDILAASVKLFQSSDTMAFSLTDLLVTLCNRNKGEDRLKVASYLIEQLKLCPLDFSKDSSALCMISHILALLLFEDGTVREIAAQNGIVAAVTNVLMNFKARNASGSEILIPKCISALLLILDNMSQSRPRISSETTGGTQTVSLPDSSVLASGTEKKVASDFPEKESGTALEKLLGKSTGYLTIEESREVLLVACDLMKQHVPAVIMQAILQLCARLTKTHILALQFLENGGLTALFSIPRSCFFPGYDTVASAIIRHLLEDPHTLQTAMELEIRQTLIGNRHAGRIFPRTFLTSMAPVISRDPVVFMKAAAAACQLESSGGRTFVVLLKEKEKERDKSKTSGAEESVRISENKMHDGSGKCAKGHKKIPANLTQVMDQLLDIVLKHPLPKSPEGCVGDLNSMDVDEPATKLKGKSKVDETKKVESESERSAGLAKVTFVLKLLSDVLLMYVHAVGIILRRDLELCHLRGSNQTDSSGQGGIIHHILHQLLLISTDKSAGPDEWRDKLSEKASWFIVVLCGRSGEGRRRVINELVKAMSSFSNLESNSHNNVLLPDKKVFAFSDLVYSILSKNASSSHLPGSGCSPDIAKSMIDGGMVQSLTSILQVIDLDHPDAPKIVNLLLKALESLSRAANASEQVLKSEGLNKKKTTVSNGRCDEQTAASAVETIEHNQNSGATQEAPDEEDTDIQQQQGTTHVEGNHAAHQNQTAEQDMRIELEDTMPTNPSVEIGMDFMHEEMEEGGVLHNTDQIEMTFRVENRAGDDMGDEDDDMGDDGDEDEDEDEDEDEDEDDDEGEDEDIAEDGAGMMSLADTDVEDHDDTGLADDYNDEMIDEEDDFHENRVMEVRWREALDGLDHLQVLGQPGASSGLIDVAAEPFERVNVDDLFGLRRPLGFDRQRQSGRSSLERSVIEANGFQHPLLLRPSQSEDLVSMWSSGGHSSRGLEALSYGSFDVPHFYMFDAPVLPFEHVPSSIFGDRLGRAAPPPLSDSSLGMDSLRTQGRRGPGDGRWTDDGQPQAGAQSAAIAQAIEEQFISQLCSVPTINAPIERQFQNSGVQENQPFHNPPSNDGQVVVDDDNTSSQQNEVQQGNGNEVTHYQPNPTAETIPSNEQVDSRSSFSDSGEDLQVDEPMLAQPISLNSTPNGLDNMEIGDGDGTACDQVETMPEHVNSAEHHASLQCEGVPEAHASLNDVPVQDVRSSTDDQCNNPLLANSVSMMPDVDQMNADVEMTGADAEGNRAGQSMPASEQGADETSSRQETLVAQDATQANQNGIDNETPTTSAIDPTFLEALPEDLRTEVLASQQAQSVQPPTYAPPSVEDIDPEFLAALPPDIQAEVLAQQRAQRIAQQAEGQPVDMDNASIIATFPADVLLTSSEAVLSALPSPLLAEAQMLRDRAMSHYQARSLFGSSHRLNSRRNGLGFDRQTVMDRGVGVTIGRRAASAFADGMKMNEIEGEPLLDTNALKALIHLLRMAQPLGKGLLQRLLLNLCAHSTTRTILVCLLLNMIKPEAEGSVSGLAAINSQRLYGCLSNVVYGRSQLMDGLPPLVLRRVLEILTYLATNHSSIANMLFYFDPSIVLEPLSPKYLETKIDKGKEKIGDGDNSLKPLGDTDKVPLILFLKLLNRPLFLHSTTHLEQVMGLLQVVVFTAASKLDSHAQSGQARETSQKQTAGEVPGGVQSVPPLVAESSQEDKAASSGSISNGNRSIDACSVFLKLPQPELSNLCSLLGCEGLSDKVYMLAGEVLKKLASIVATHRKFFTSELSELAHGLSSSAVSELVTLRNTHMLGLSAGSMAGAAILRVLQALSSLTSPTIDENMDLESGGEQEEQATMWNLSIALQPLWLELSECISLTETQLVQSSFSPTVLNINVGELVQGGSSSSPLPPGTQRLLPFIEAFFVLCEKLQANQSIVQQDHVTITAREVKESSGSSSSTTACFGDSQRKLDGVVTFSRFAEKHRRLLNTFIRHNPGLLEKSLSMMLKAPRLIDFDNKRAYFRSRIRQQHEQHRSGPLRISVRRAYVLEDSYNQLRMRPTQDLRGRLNVQFQGEEGIDAGGLTREWYQLLSRVVFDKGALLFTTVGNDVTFQPNPNSVYQTEHLSYFKFVGRVVSKALFDGQLLDVYFTRSFYKHILGAKVTYHDIEAVDPDYYKNLKWMLENDVSDIPDLTFSMDADEEKHILYEKTQVTDYELKPGGRNIRVTEETKHEYVDLVADHILTNAIRPQINSFLEGFNELVPRELISIFNDKELELLISGLPEIDLDDLKANTEYTGYAPASGVVQWFWEVVKGFNKEDMARLLQFVTGTSKVPLEGFKALQGISGPQKLQIHKAYGAPERLPSAHTCFNQLDLPEYTSGEQLQERLLLAIHEASEGFGFG; this comes from the exons ATGACAAAGCTTAAGAAACGGAGGTCTACAGAAGTG CCTCCCAAAATTAAGTCCTTCATCAATGGTGTTATTACCAGTCCACTTGAGAATATAGAAGAACCCCTAAAAGGTTTTGTTTGGGAGTTCGATAAG GGAGATTTTCATCATTGGGTTGatctttttaatcattttgattcATATTTTGAGAAGCACATAAAGCCAAGAAAAGACTTGCAGGTTGAGGACAACTTCTTGGAATCTGATCCTCCCTTTCCAAGAGAAGCTGTTCTTCAAATTCTTCGTGTTATCAGAATAATTTTAGAGAACTGCACAAACAAGCACTTTTATAGTTCTTATGAG CAGCATCTTTCTAACCTTCTTGCTTCCACTGATGCGGACATAGTAGAGGCTTGCTTGCAGACTCTGGCAGCTTTTTTGAACAAGACTCTTGGAAGATATTCCATTAGAGATTTGTCTTTGAATACAAAGTTATTTTGTCTTGCACAAGGCTGGGGAGGAAAGGATGAGGGTCTTGGATTGGTTGCGTCTACTACACAAAATGGATGTGACCCTGTTGCTTACGAGTTAGGTTGCACCCTTCATTTTGAGTTCTATGCATTGAACGAGTTGTCAAGTCAGTTCAGTGCCATAGAACAGCCAACTCAGGGTTTACAAATTATTCATTTACCTAATGTCGATACTTGTCCGGAGACAGATTGTGAGCTTTTGAATAAGTTAGTTGTAGAATATAAAGTACCTCCCAGCTTAAGATTTTCTTTATTGACGAGATTGCGCTTTGCAAGGGCTTTTCGCCCTTTGGTTTCTCGCCAATTGTACACATGCATCCGTTTGTATGCTTTCATTGTTCTTGTTCAATCAAGCAGTGATGCTGATGATCTAGTTTCTTTTTTCAACTCTGAGCCTGAGTTTGTCAATGAATTAGTTTCACTTTTGAGCTATGAAGATGAAGTGCCTGAGAAAATTCGAATTCTTTGTTTGTTATCATTGGTCGCTCTTTCTCAAGATCGGTCTCACCAATCAACTGTCTTGGCTGCTGTCACATCTGGTGGTCACCGCGGCATCCTGTCCAGCCTCATGCAAAAAGCCATTGATTCTGTTATCAGTGATTCATCAAAATGGTCTGTTGATTTTGCTGAAGCTCTACTATCTCTTGTCACTGTTTTGGTCTCATCATCATCAGGTTGCTCAGCCATGCGCGAGGCAGGGTTTATTCCTACTCTTCTACCCCTCCTCAAAGATACAGACCCTCAGCATTTGCATATGGTAGCCGCAGCTGTGCATATTCTAGAGGCATTCATGGATTACAGTAATCCTGCTACTGCATTATTCAGAGAGTTGGGTGGTTTGGATGACACCATCTCTCGACTGAAGGTAGAAGTGTCTCATGTAGAAGATTGTTCAAAGCAACAAGGTGAAGATTCTGATTCAAGGACAAGGAATTTGCAAGTAGCTGCAAGTGCTTCCTCAGAGCTAGATAGTATGCTCCCACTGTATTCTGAAGCATTAGTTGCTTATCATCGACGTTTACTGATGAAAGCTTTGCTAAGGGCGATATCCCTTGGAACATATGCTGCTGGGAACACTTCTCGTATTTATGGATCCGAGGAGAGTTTGTTGCCCCAATGCCTATGTCTAATCTTCAGAAGAGCAAAAGATTTTGGTGGAGGGGTGTTTTCACTTGCAGCAACTGTCATGAGTGATCTAATTCACAAAGATCCTACCTGTTTCCCTATCTTAGATGCAGCTGGTCTTCCTTCTGCTTTTTTGAATGCAATAATGGATGGTGTTCTATGCTCTTCAGAAGCCATAATGTGTATACCTCAGTGTTTGGATGCCCTATGCCTGAATAATAATGGTCTTCAGGCTGTAAAGGATCGGAATGCTCTAAGGTGCTTCGTGAAAATATTTACATCCAAAACGTATTTGCGTGCCCTTTTTGGTGAGACACCAGGGTCCTTGTCTACTGGACTGGATGAACTCATGCGCCATGCTTCCTCATTACGAGGACCTGGAGTGGATATGTTGATTGAGATCCTAAATGTCATCACAAAAATTGGGTCTAGGGTCGATGGTTCTTGCGCATCCACTGATCCGTCCAGCTCTGCTCCTGTTCCAATGGAAACTGATGCTGAAGAAAGGAGTCTGGTTCTGTCAGATGATAGGGGAAGTTTCAGGATGGAAACCTTGGAGCAGACCACTGAGCAGTCATCTGATACTTCAGCAGCAAATGTTGACTCACTTTTTCCTGAATGTTTAAGCAATGTTGCTCGTCTTCTTGAAACAGTTCTCCAGAATTCTGACACTTGTCATATATTTGTTGAGAAGAAGGGAATTGATGCTGTTCTGCAGTTATTTACTTTGCCTTTAATGCCTATTTCAACATCGATTGGTCAGATCATATCTGTTGCGTTTAAGAACTTCTCACATCAGCATTCTGCTTCCTTGGCTAGGGCAGTATGTGCCTTCTTGAGAGAACATCTAAAATCAACAAATGAACTATTAGTTTCAGTTGCGGGGACTCATCTTGCTGTGGTTGAATCTGCTAAGCAAGCTAAGGTTCTGAGATATCTTTCCAGCCTTGAAGGTATACTTTCTCTCTCGAATTTTTTGTTGAAGGGGAATAGTACTTTTGTCTCTGAATTGGGCACTGCAGATGCTGATGTGTTGAAGGATATTGGGTTGGCATACCGGGAAATAATTTGGCAAGTTTCTCTGTACAATGACTCCAAAGTGGATGAAAAGAGAAATGCAGAACAGGGGACTGACCTGTCTTCATCAACTGCTGTGGTAAGAGAAAGTGACGATGACGCAAACATTCCAGTTGTGAGATACATGAACCCAGTTTCTATTAGGAATGGTTCTCAGTCCCTTTGGGGTGGGGAACGTGAATTTCTCTCGGTCATTCGTTCAGGCGTAGGCTTGCACCGCCGTAGTCGACATGGCTTGGCACGTATACGAAGTGGGAGGACTGGCCAGCACTTGGATGCTTTAAGCATTGACTCTGAGATCCCATCAGATGAACCAGAGACATCTTTGCCAAAGTTGAAAAGTAGAACTCCTGATGAGATTCTAAACAAATTGGCTTCTGTATTACGTTCTTTCTTTTCTGCCCTTGTGAAGGGATTTACATCTCCAAACCGTCGAAGGGTTGATGTAGGGTTGTTGAGTGCAGTTTCAAAGACCCTTGGAACTACCTTGGCTAAAATATATCTTGAGGCTCTCAGTTTCTCAGGGTATTTTACTGCTGGACTTGATACATTACTGTCAGTTAAGTGCCGATATCTTGGAAAGGTTGTTGATGACATGGCAGCCCTCACATTTGACAGCAGGAGGCGTACTTGTTATGCATCAATggtcaataatttttatgtacATGGAACCTTTAAGGAGCTGCTTACTACATTTGAAGCTACAAGTCAACTGTTATGGACACTACCTTACCCTTTTCCTTGCCCCTCAGTTGACCATGAGAAGGCAGGTGAAGGAAATAATTTGTCTCACAGCACATGGCTACTTGACACTTTACACAGCTACTGCCGTGTGCTTGAGTATTTTGTTAACTCCTCTCTGCTTTTATCTTCAACATCGGGATCCCAAGTTCAACTACTTGTTCAGCCTGTTGCAGCTGGTTTGTCAATTGGGCTATTTCCTGTTCCTAAGGACCCTGAAGTCTTTGTTCGCATGCTGCAGTCTCAGGTTCTGGATGTCATGTTATCTGTCTGGAAccactctatgtttccaagttGCAGCACTGGCTTCATTTCTTCTATTGTGTCACTTGTTACACACATATACTCTGGTGTTGGAGATGTCAAAAGGAATCGAAGTGGCATTGCAGGAAGTACAAACCAAAGGTTCATGCTCCCACCACCTGATGAAAATACAATTGCTATGATTGTTGAGATGGGCTTTACAAGGGCAAGAGCTGAAGAGGCATTGAGACGGGTGGAAACAAATAGTGTTGAAATGGCCATGGAGTGGCTGTTTAGTCATGCTGAGGATCCTGTGCAGGAGGATGATGAGTTAGCTCGGGCACTTGCGCTATCACTAGGAAATTCATCTGAAGGATTGAAAATTGACAATGAGGATAATTCAATAGCTGCTGTGACAGAAGAAGGAAAAATGACGGTGCCTCCTGTTGAAGATATTCTTGCTGCATCTGTGAAGTTGTTTCAGAGTAGTGATACGATGGCATTCTCGTTGACGGATTTGCTTGTGACCCTTTGCAATCGGAACAAAGGAGAAGACCGTCTAAAGGTGGCATCTTATCTTATTGAGCAGCTAAAGCTTTGCCCATTGGATTTTTCCAAGGATTCCAGTGCACTGTGTATGATATCACATATTTTGGCATTGCTCCTTTTTGAGGATGGAACTGTTCGAGAAATTGCCGCACAGAATGGTATAGTTGCTGCTGTAACAAATGTCTTGATGAATTTCAAGGCTAGAAATGCATCAGGGAGTGAAATTCTTATCCCAAAATGCATTAGTGCTTTACTGCTCATCTTGGATAACATGTCGCAATCCAGGCCTAGAATCTCTTCTGAAACTACCGGAGGAACCCAGACAGTATCTCTGCCTGACTCATCAGTTCTGGCATCAGGTACAGAAAAAAAGGTGGCTTCAGACTTTCCTGAGAAAGAATCTGGCACAGCACTTGAGAAATTATTGGGGAAGTCAACTGGTTACCTGACTATTGAAGAGAGTCGTGAAGTACTACTTGTTGCCTGTGACTTGATGAAACAGCATGTTCCTGCTGTGATCATGCAGGCTATTCTGCAGTTATGTGCTCGCCTGACAAAAACTCACATTTTAGCATTGCAATTTCTCGAAAATGGAGGGTTAACTGCTCTATTTAGTATTCCACGAAGTTGTTTCTTCCCTGGATATGACACTGTTGCATCTGCCATCATTCGGCACCTCCTTGAAGATCCTCATACCCTACAAACTGCCATGGAATTGGAGATACGTCAAACTTTGATCGGAAATCGCCATGCTGGGCGTATTTTCCCAAGGACATTTTTGACATCTATGGCACCTGTTATTTCCAGAGATCCTGTGGTTTTTATGAAAGCTGCAGCTGCAGCTTGTCAGTTGGAATCATCAGGAGGGAGGACTTTTGTGGTATTATTgaaggaaaaagagaaggaaagggacAAATCAAAAACTTCAGGTGCTGAAGAATCTGTCCGGATTTCTGAGAATAAGATGCATGATGGTTCAGGTAAATGTGCCAAAGGCCATAAAAAGATTCCGGCCAATCTTACTCAAGTAATGGATCAGCTTCTTGATATAGTTCTGAAACATCCTTTGCCAAAAAGTCCAGAAGGTTGTGTTGGTGATTTAAATTCGATGGATGTGGATGAACCTGCTACCAAGTTAAAGGGAAAATCCAAGGTTGACGAGACAAAGAAAGTGGAGTCTGAATCTGAAAGATCTGCTGGACTGGCTAAAGTGACTTTTGTTCTCAAGTTGTTGAGTGATGTTCTTCTTATGTATGTGCATGCAGTTGGGATCATACTGAGACGAGACTTGGAATTGTGTCATCTGCGGGGATCTAATCAAACAGATAGTTCTGGGCAAGGTGGGATAATTCATCACATCTTACACCAGTTGCTTCTAATATCTACAGATAAATCTGCAGGACCTGATGAATGGAGGGACAAATTATCTGAAAAGGCTTCTTGGTTCATTGTTGTTTTGTGTGGCCGATCTGGTGAAGGGCGGAGGCGAGTGATTAATGAACTTGTGAAAGCTATGTCTTCATTCTCAAACTTGGAgagcaattcacataacaacgtTTTGTTGCCTGATAAAAAAGTTTTTGCTTTTTCTGATTTGGTGTATTCAATTTTGTCTAAAAATGCATCCTCCAGCCACTTACCTGGTTCCGGATGCTCACCGGATATAGCGAAAAGCATGATAGATGGAGGAATGGTGCAGTCTCTTACTAGCATTCTTCAAGTGATTGATTTGGACCATCCTGATGCTCCTAAAATTGTCAATCTTCTATTGAAGGCTTTGGAAAGTCTGTCAAGGGCTGCCAATGCTAGTGAACAAGTTCTTAAATCTGAGGGtctgaacaagaagaaaacaacTGTGTCAAATGGAAGATGTGATGAACAGACAGCTGCATCAGCTGTGGAGACCATAGAGCATAATCAGAATAGCGGTGCCACACAGGAAGCCCCAGACGAGGAGGATACTGACATTCAGCAACAGCAAGGAACTACTCATGTTGAGGGTAATCATGCTGCACATCAAAATCAGACAGCAGAGCAAGACATGAGGATAGAGTTGGAAGATACAATGCCAACCAATCCATCGGTGGAGATTGGAATGGATTTCATGCATGAAGAAATGGAAGAGGGTGGTGTGTTACACAACACTGACCAAATTGAGATGACTTTTCGTGTTGAGAACAGGGCTGGTGATGATATGGGTGATGAGGATGATGACATGGGAGATGATGGTGACgaggatgaggatgaggatgaggatgaggatgaggatgaggatgatgatgagGGGGAGGATGAGGATATCGCTGAAGATGGTGCTGGCATGATGTCTCTTGCTGACACTGATGTGGAAGATCATGATGATACTGGCTTGGCAGATGACTATAATGATGAGATGATTGACGAAGAAGATGATTTTCATGAGAATCGTGTTATGGAGGTCAGGTGGAGGGAGGCCCTTGATGGGTTGGATCATTTGCAGGTACTCGGTCAGCCTGGAGCTTCAAGTGGTCTGATTGATGTTGCTGCTGAGCCATTTGAAAGGGTGAATGTGGATGATCTTTTTGGTCTTCGCAGGCCTTTGGGTTTTGATCGTCAACGTCAGAGTGGCAGGTCTTCCTTGGAGCGGTCTGTCATAGAAGCAAATGGATTTCAGCATCCTCTGCTGTTAAGGCCATCCCAGTCAGAAGATCTGGTTTCTATGTGGTCATCAGGTGGGCATTCATCCAGGGGTTTAGAAGCTTTGTCATATGGGAGCTTTGATGTACctcatttttatatgtttgatgCTCCTGTTCTTCCATTTGAACATGTACCTAGTAGTATATTTGGTGATCGTTTGGGTAGGGCAGCACCCCCACCTTTGTCTGATTCTTCTTTAGGAATGGACTCATTGCGTACACAGGGGCGGAGAGGGCCTGGTGATGGAAGGTGGACTGATGATGGTCAGCCACAAGCAGGTGCCCAATCTGCTGCAATTGCACAAGCAATAGAGGAGCAGTTCATATCACAGCTGTGCAGTGTACCTACAATCAATGCTCCCATTGAGAGGCAGTTCCAGAATTCAGGAGTCCAGGAGAATCAACCATTTCATAATCCTCCATCCAATGATGGTCAAGTAGTGGTGGATGATGATAACACCAGCAGTCAACAAAATGAAGTTCAGCAAGGAAATGGCAATGAAGTTACCCACTATCAGCCTAATCCAACAGCTGAAACCATTCCTTCCAATGAGCAGGTTGATTCTCGGTCTTCATTCAGTGATTCAGGTGAAGATTTACAGGTGGATGAACCTATGTTAGCTCAACCAATTTCTCTGAACAGTACACCAAATGGTCTTGACAACATGGAAATTGGAGATGGTGATGGCACTGCATGTGATCAAGTCGAGACAATGCCAGAGCATGTCAACTCTGCAGAACATCATGCTTCTTTGCAATGTGAAGGGGTCCCTGAAGCACATGCAAGTCTCAATGATGTACCTGTTCAGGATGTCAGATCCTCAACAGATGATCAGTGCAATAATCCTTTGTTGGCCAATTCTGTTTCAATGATGCCTGATGTGGATCAGATGAATGCTGATGTTGAAATGACTGGTGCTGACGCTGAAGGAAATCGGGCTGGGCAATCCATGCCTGCTTCTGAACAAGGTGCTGACGAGACGTCATCCAGGCAAGAGACATTGGTTGCTCAGGATGCTACTCAGGCTAACCAAAATGGTATAGATAATGAGACTCCCACTACAAGCGCAATTGACCCAACTTTCCTGGAGGCATTACCTGAAGATTTACGAACAGAAGTTCTAGCTTCCCAGCAGGCTCAGTCTGTTCAACCTCCAACTTATGCTCCACCTTCTGTTGAAGATATTGATCCTGAATTTTTGGCTGCTCTTCCTCCAGACATCCAAGCAGAGGTTTTGGCACAACAACGAGCACAGCGGATTGCACAGCAGGCTGAAGGACAGCCTGTTGACATGGATAATGCTTCAATAATTGCTACTTTTCCTGCTGAT GTGCTTTTGACTTCTTCAGAAGCAGTATTATCAGCATTACCTTCTCCATTACTTGCTGAAGCCCAAATGCTAAGGGACCGAGCAATGAGTCACTATCAGGCTCGCAGCCTGTTTGGTAGTAGCCACAGGCTAAATAGTCGTAGAAATGGTTTGGGATTTGATAGGCAGACAGTGATGGACAGGGGTGTTGGAGTTACAATTGGACGGAGGGCTGCTTCTGCTTTTGCAGATGGCATGAAGATGAATGAAATTGAAGGCGAGCCACTTTTGGATACCAATGCATTGAAAGCTTTGATCCACCTGCTAAGGATGGCACAG CCCCTTGGGAAAGGCCTTCTACAGAGACTTCTTTTAAACCTTTGTGCACATAGTACTACAAGGACAATTTTAGTTTGTCTCTTGCTCAATATGATTAAACCCGAGGCTGAAGGGTCAGTCAGTGGATTGGCAGCAATTAACTCCCAGAGGCTTTATGGTTGTCTGTCAAATGTTGTTTATGGTCGATCGCAGTTGATGGATG GTCTTCCTCCCTTGGTTTTGCGTCGAGTTCTGGAAATCTTGACCTATTTGGCTACAAATCATTCTTCTATTGCCAATATGTTGTTCTACTTTGATCCCTCAATTGTTCTGGAGCCTCTAAGTCCAAAATATCTGGAAACCAAGATTGATAAAGGCAAGGAGAAAATTGGAGATGGAGATAATTCGTTAAAACCTTTGGGCGATACTGATAAAGTTCCTTTGATCCTTTTTCTGAAGCTATTGAATCGACCACTTTTTCTACACAGCACTACTCATCTTGAGCAG GTCATGGGATTGCTTCAAGTAGTAGTTTTCACGGCAGCATCAAAATTAGACAGCCATGCCCAATCTGGACAGGCAAGGGAGACTTCTCAAAAACAAACTGCCGGTGAAGTTCCTGGTGGTGTTCAAAGTGTTCCGCCATTGGTAGCAGAATCAAGTCAAGAGGACAAGGCTGCCAGTTCTGGGTCCATTTCTAATGGAAATAGGAGCATTGATGCATGCAGTGTTTTCTTGAAGTTACCACAACCTGAGTTGAGCAATCTGTGCAGCCTTCTTGGTTGTGAAGG GCTGTCAGATAAAGTATATATGCTAGCTGGAGAAGTGCTTAAGAAGTTGGCCTCAATTGTTGCAACCCATCGTAAATTCTTTACTTCAGAGCTTTCAGAATTAGCTCATGGGTTGAGCAGTTCAGCTGTCAGTGAGCTTGTCACCTTGAGGAACACTCACATGCTAGGTCTAAGTGCTGGCTCCATGGCCGGGGCAGCAATCCTACGTGTGCTACAGGCACTCAGCTCACTCACCTCACCCACTATTGATGAGAATATGGACCTTGAGAGTGGTGGGGAACAGGAGGAGCAAGCTACCATGTGGAACTTAAGTATTGCACTTCAGCCATTGTGGCTAGAATTGAGCGAATGTATTAGTTTGACAGAGACACAGCTCGTTCAGAGCAGTTTCAGTCCAACTgtattaaatataaatgtaGGGGAGCTTGTACAGGGGGGCTCTTCTTCATCCCCTCTTCCTCCTGGAACCCAGAGGCTCTTGCCTTTCATTGaagctttctttgttttgtgtgaAAAGCTACAGGCAAACCAATCCATTGTGCAACAAGATCACGTGACCATAACCGCAAGAGAAGTCAAAGAATCTTCTGGGAGCTCCTCCTCTACCACTGCATGCTTCGGAGATTCTCAGAGAAAGCTTGATGGTGTTGTCACATTTTCCAGATTTGCAGAGAAGCATCGCCGGCTTTTGAATACTTTTATAAGGCACAATCCTGGCTTGTTGGAGAAATCACTCTCTATGATGCTGAAGGCTCCCAGACTTATTGATTTTGATAACAAGAGAGCATATTTCCGCTCCAGAATAAGGCAACAGCATGAGCAACACCGTTCTGGTCCTCTGCGGATAAGTGTTCGGCGAGCATATGTTTTGGAGGATTCATACAATCAATTGAGGATGCGACCTACTCAGGATCTCAGGGGAAGATTGAATGTGCAGTTCCAAGGTGAGGAGGGTATTGATGCTGGGGGTTTGACAAGAGAATGGTATCAATTGCTGTCAAGGGTTGTATTTGACAAGGGAGCATTGCTTTTCACAACTGTCGGGAATGATGTGACTTTTCAGCCAAACCCTAATTCTGTTTATCAGACAGAACATCTGTCTTACTTCAAGTTTGTGGGCCGTGTG GTTTCCAAGGCGCTGTTTGATGGGCAACTTTTGGATGTTTACTTTACTCGGTCTTTCTACAAGCATATTCTTGGTGCAAAGGTGACATACCATGACATAGAGGCTGTTGATCCTGATTATTACAAGAATTTGAAGTGGATGCTGGAG AATGATGTGAGTGATATACCTGACTTGACATTCAGCATGGATGCTGACGAGGAGAAGCACATCCTTTATGAGAAAACTCAG GTTACTGATTATGAGCTTAAACCTGGAGGAAGAAACATAAGGGTTACTGAAGAAACAAAGCATGAGTATGTAGACCTTGTTGCTGATCATATATTGACAAATGCCATTCGTCCTCAGATTAATTCCTTCCTAGAAGGTTTTAATGAATTGGTGCCAAGGGAACTTATTTCCATTTTCAATGATAAAGAGCTTGAGCTACTAATCAGTGGACTTCCTGAAATTGATT TGGATGATCTGAAGGCCAACACTGAGTATACTGGCTATGCTCCAGCATCTGGTGTTGTTCAATGGTTTTGGGAGGTTGTCAAAGGTTTTAACAAGGAAGATATGGCCAGACTACTGCAGTTCGTCACTGGAACATCAAAG GTTCCATTGGAGGGTTTCAAGGCATTGCAGGGTATCTCTGGTCC